One Faecalicatena sp. Marseille-Q4148 DNA window includes the following coding sequences:
- a CDS encoding recombinase family protein, translating into MLKQQTKLRVRLYARLSKDDGDADKESNSITNQLQMLRYNAKEKGFEVIGEYVDDGYSGTTFNRPDLNRMIKDAMDDPEPSGIMVKDMSRFGRNNAMFMYYVEEIFPNNDILFIALNDDVDTRFDENEMMPFKSIMNEYYARDTSKKIRSVKKTTALSGGFCGSFAPYGYVVDPENKRKLLVDPDTAPIVKRIFELSKQGNSVHQIARTLCEDGVLIPRAYRAMKNGTLETSTGFKFPTDWVAKNVKMILENQVYLGHMVSHKTQTKSFKNKKPVAVPKEEWIIVRNTHEAIIDEETFELVQKFISVKKQPNKTGRPNIFVGLVKCPDCGRNMAFSNPNGREPRFRCRTYVRNSNLCTTHAISYEALQQIVMSDIQKHIKNMEALGDQFIQEMHELSEKGGSKKIKQFEKDLEVAEKRIAEIDSVIMKLFEQNALGKISDERFEKMSSAYESEQKELAQKRDELRTKIRAEEKKTQSTNQFLETIRKYETVTELNRSMLVELIDSIYVYQAEGTGKDRKQRVEINYRFLAGSQCGIA; encoded by the coding sequence ATGTTAAAACAGCAGACAAAACTAAGAGTTAGATTATATGCACGTTTATCGAAAGACGATGGGGATGCGGATAAGGAAAGCAACAGCATTACCAATCAGTTGCAGATGTTAAGGTACAATGCTAAGGAAAAAGGATTTGAAGTGATAGGCGAATATGTGGACGATGGTTATTCTGGAACCACCTTCAACCGGCCGGATCTGAACCGTATGATTAAAGATGCTATGGACGATCCGGAACCGAGCGGTATCATGGTAAAGGATATGTCACGTTTTGGACGTAACAATGCCATGTTCATGTATTATGTGGAAGAAATCTTTCCTAATAATGATATTTTGTTTATTGCTTTGAATGATGATGTCGATACAAGATTTGATGAAAACGAGATGATGCCGTTTAAATCTATTATGAATGAGTATTATGCTCGTGATACATCAAAGAAAATCCGAAGCGTAAAAAAGACAACAGCATTGAGTGGTGGGTTCTGCGGTTCATTTGCACCTTATGGTTATGTGGTGGACCCAGAGAACAAAAGAAAGCTATTGGTTGATCCTGATACAGCACCTATTGTCAAACGAATTTTTGAATTATCGAAACAGGGCAACAGCGTTCATCAGATTGCGAGAACCTTGTGCGAGGATGGTGTTCTGATTCCGAGAGCATACAGGGCAATGAAGAACGGCACTCTGGAAACAAGTACAGGATTTAAGTTTCCAACGGATTGGGTAGCAAAGAATGTGAAGATGATTTTGGAGAATCAAGTGTACCTGGGACATATGGTTTCTCATAAGACACAGACCAAATCATTTAAGAATAAGAAGCCGGTTGCAGTTCCGAAAGAAGAATGGATCATAGTACGGAACACCCACGAAGCGATCATTGATGAAGAAACCTTTGAACTGGTGCAGAAATTCATCAGTGTAAAAAAACAGCCGAATAAAACAGGACGTCCTAATATATTTGTGGGTCTTGTGAAATGCCCGGATTGTGGTCGCAACATGGCGTTTTCTAATCCAAATGGAAGGGAGCCTCGCTTTCGCTGCAGAACTTATGTAAGGAATAGCAATCTTTGTACAACCCATGCCATTTCTTATGAGGCGTTGCAACAGATTGTTATGAGTGATATTCAAAAGCATATTAAGAATATGGAAGCCTTAGGAGATCAGTTTATACAGGAAATGCACGAATTGAGCGAAAAAGGCGGCAGTAAGAAAATCAAACAGTTCGAGAAAGACTTGGAAGTAGCAGAAAAACGGATTGCAGAAATTGATAGTGTGATTATGAAGCTCTTTGAGCAGAATGCACTCGGTAAGATTTCTGATGAACGCTTTGAAAAGATGTCCTCAGCTTATGAAAGTGAGCAGAAAGAACTTGCTCAAAAAAGAGACGAATTAAGAACTAAAATCAGAGCGGAAGAAAAGAAAACACAGAGTACCAATCAATTTTTGGAAACAATTCGTAAGTATGAAACAGTAACAGAACTGAACCGTTCTATGCTGGTGGAGCTGATTGATAGTATTTATGTATATCAGGCAGAGGGAACCGGCAAAGATCGTAAGCAAAGAGTGGAAATTAACTATCGTTTTCTTGCGGGGTCTCAATGTGGTATCGCCTGA
- a CDS encoding sigma-70 family RNA polymerase sigma factor has translation MKKINLRDYYPYYTQDMIVEVPDEVALLLREYMLLEEAYRIRTYRYKAFYSLDRDEGIEREILQKPLNPAEIWEQRQMTELIYKGLSKLPVKQRQRIYAHFFLGMSKADIAKAEGTHKSRITRSIEAGLRSLEKYFKEIL, from the coding sequence ATGAAGAAAATCAATCTTCGGGATTATTACCCGTATTATACACAGGACATGATCGTTGAGGTGCCGGATGAAGTTGCTTTGTTGCTTCGGGAATATATGTTGTTGGAAGAAGCCTATCGGATTCGTACATACCGCTATAAAGCATTTTACTCTCTGGATCGAGACGAAGGTATTGAGCGTGAGATATTGCAAAAGCCTCTTAACCCGGCAGAAATTTGGGAACAGCGCCAAATGACGGAGTTGATTTATAAAGGTCTTTCCAAACTTCCGGTAAAGCAGCGCCAACGAATCTATGCACACTTTTTTCTTGGCATGAGCAAAGCAGATATTGCCAAAGCGGAAGGAACACACAAAAGCCGGATCACCCGTTCTATCGAAGCCGGATTGCGTAGTCTGGAAAAATATTTCAAAGAAATTTTATAA
- a CDS encoding response regulator, with protein MKKILLIDDSDTYTWCLQKYLQHRGYPVKTACTLKEARTAIQEEMPLVVCCDLDLPDGSGMDFLDEVRAADKELPFILASCHDKDDYEQEAMRRGATLCMDKMKGLLLQDKLVEYAYRQLSGEKAPTFHKLLFVYAEDTSAEVLRAAMLQKGFDLILVSSIWEAKRRIFEDKEIELILCDLELPDGTAMELFHTLRRVAGMFQMKNPPVRLLPFFILTENNDPATEYEYRHEGVNDYITAPVNIPELIRQVLFFVE; from the coding sequence ATGAAAAAGATACTGCTGATCGACGACAGCGACACCTATACATGGTGCCTGCAAAAATACTTACAGCACCGGGGCTACCCGGTAAAAACGGCTTGTACGCTGAAAGAAGCGCGGACCGCCATCCAAGAGGAAATGCCGCTGGTGGTCTGCTGTGATCTCGACCTGCCGGACGGTTCCGGCATGGACTTTCTGGACGAGGTGCGGGCCGCAGACAAGGAGCTGCCTTTTATTCTGGCGTCCTGTCATGACAAGGACGACTACGAACAGGAAGCTATGCGCCGGGGCGCGACGCTGTGCATGGACAAAATGAAAGGACTGCTACTACAAGATAAGCTGGTGGAATACGCCTACCGGCAGTTATCCGGCGAAAAGGCCCCGACTTTTCACAAGCTGCTCTTTGTCTATGCAGAAGATACCAGCGCCGAAGTGCTGCGGGCTGCTATGCTACAAAAGGGCTTTGACCTGATTCTGGTTTCCTCGATTTGGGAAGCCAAGCGCCGGATTTTTGAGGATAAGGAAATAGAACTGATCTTGTGCGATCTGGAACTGCCGGACGGCACAGCAATGGAGCTGTTTCATACGCTACGGCGGGTGGCGGGGATGTTCCAAATGAAGAATCCCCCTGTCCGGCTTCTGCCGTTCTTTATCCTCACCGAGAACAACGACCCTGCCACGGAATATGAATACCGGCATGAGGGCGTGAACGACTATATCACCGCCCCGGTCAATATCCCGGAGCTGATCCGGCAGGTTTTGTTCTTTGTGGAGTAA
- a CDS encoding ABC transporter ATP-binding protein translates to MSILQTIDLKKYYGTEPNITRALDGVNFSVEDGEFVAVVGTSGSGKSTLLHMMGGLDTPTSGNVIVRDKELSKMNDEQLTIFRRRNIGFIFQNYNLVPILNVYENIVLPVELDGDTVDQKFLDEIVHLLGLEDKLKNMPNNLSGGQQQRVAIARALITKPAIVLADEPTGNLDSKTSAEVLGLIKRTSAEFRQTVVMITHNNDIARLADRIVRIEDGKIVE, encoded by the coding sequence ATGAGCATTTTACAGACTATCGACCTGAAAAAGTATTACGGCACAGAGCCGAACATCACCCGCGCCCTTGACGGTGTGAACTTCTCCGTGGAGGACGGCGAATTTGTGGCCGTTGTGGGAACCTCCGGCAGCGGCAAGTCTACCCTGCTTCACATGATGGGCGGGCTGGACACCCCTACTTCTGGCAATGTGATTGTCCGGGACAAAGAACTGTCGAAGATGAACGACGAACAGCTTACCATCTTTCGCCGCCGCAACATCGGCTTTATCTTCCAGAACTATAACCTTGTTCCGATCCTGAATGTGTATGAGAACATCGTCCTGCCGGTGGAACTGGACGGGGACACGGTGGATCAGAAGTTTTTGGACGAGATCGTTCACCTGCTGGGACTGGAAGATAAACTGAAAAATATGCCGAACAATCTTTCTGGCGGACAGCAGCAGCGTGTGGCTATCGCCCGGGCCTTGATCACCAAACCGGCTATTGTGCTGGCCGACGAGCCCACCGGCAACCTTGACAGCAAGACCAGCGCCGAGGTGCTGGGGCTGATCAAGCGTACCAGTGCGGAGTTCCGACAAACCGTTGTGATGATCACCCACAACAACGACATTGCCCGCCTTGCAGATCGGATTGTCCGCATTGAGGACGGAAAGATTGTGGAGTAA
- a CDS encoding winged helix-turn-helix transcriptional regulator: MQYILEQGVCHGTVFNSCHTSSTAEKNPLTEIQEGELYLCLEHRTVRVRERIINLTSKEFDILALLIANPKRVFTYELITDLVWKEDCDFYSRKAIHNHISKLRKKLRFEPDLPNYIESVAGIGYKFEHL, translated from the coding sequence ATGCAATATATTTTGGAGCAAGGAGTCTGTCATGGAACAGTATTCAATTCCTGTCACACTTCTTCCACAGCAGAGAAAAATCCTCTGACAGAAATACAAGAAGGCGAGCTTTATCTATGCCTGGAACACCGCACTGTCAGGGTTCGTGAACGGATTATCAACCTGACAAGTAAGGAGTTTGATATACTGGCATTACTCATTGCCAATCCCAAACGTGTTTTTACTTACGAACTGATTACCGATTTGGTTTGGAAAGAGGATTGTGATTTCTATTCGAGAAAAGCGATTCATAATCATATAAGTAAGCTGCGTAAGAAGTTGCGCTTTGAACCGGATCTTCCAAACTATATTGAGAGTGTCGCCGGGATCGGCTATAAATTTGAACATCTATAA
- a CDS encoding metallophosphoesterase, producing MKILYVTDLHGDKNKYRKSLEIAMKQEIRVIVNGGDMLPKLGERHTEQPLFIKGFLSNYFSILQEHNITYLNMLGNDDLLSVDNLFEQTCGGFANVHNIAGKKIRIDEYEFIGMNQILDHPFGCKDRVVTETDYIPQRQLSFFAGISNEYGYDRIFDWLEYSKTELPLMCGILKELPEPESPKKTVYVMHMPPAGLRLGQLLYQDLDIGSVDIYEFLKAKQPLLSLHGHIHESPDTEKGSWMNQIGTTTCIQPGQTEFGDSSMVYAEIDLKSGVYARRIVNI from the coding sequence ATGAAAATACTTTATGTTACAGACCTGCATGGAGATAAAAATAAATACAGAAAATCATTAGAAATAGCTATGAAACAAGAGATCAGAGTTATTGTGAATGGTGGAGATATGCTTCCAAAATTGGGAGAAAGACATACAGAACAACCGTTATTTATCAAAGGATTTCTAAGTAATTACTTTTCCATATTGCAAGAACATAACATTACATACCTTAATATGCTGGGGAATGACGATTTGCTATCTGTGGATAATCTTTTTGAACAGACTTGTGGGGGATTCGCAAATGTTCATAATATAGCAGGTAAAAAAATCCGCATTGACGAATATGAATTTATTGGAATGAATCAGATTTTGGATCATCCCTTTGGATGTAAGGATCGAGTTGTTACAGAGACAGATTATATTCCCCAAAGACAACTTAGCTTTTTTGCCGGTATATCGAATGAATATGGTTATGACAGAATTTTTGACTGGTTGGAGTATTCCAAAACAGAACTTCCATTGATGTGTGGAATTTTGAAAGAACTGCCTGAACCGGAGAGTCCGAAGAAAACGGTATATGTTATGCACATGCCTCCTGCCGGATTGCGTTTGGGACAGCTTCTATATCAGGATTTGGATATAGGATCAGTAGATATTTATGAGTTCCTTAAAGCCAAACAGCCGTTACTTTCTCTGCACGGGCATATTCACGAAAGTCCTGATACAGAAAAAGGATCATGGATGAATCAGATAGGTACTACAACCTGTATTCAGCCAGGGCAGACAGAGTTTGGCGATAGTAGTATGGTTTATGCAGAGATAGATTTAAAAAGCGGAGTATATGCACGAAGAATTGTAAATATATAG
- a CDS encoding FtsX-like permease family protein, with protein sequence MTWPFENDTSGIVKRISNRSISANRKRNIFIILTIALASALLSAIVLYGFGVMQETQNRNQKTAQIMYHAISEQQGQELYKQEEIAWVGEFFNAFSEQVNHSTVNFTYANADMLKSQSMPYSGDLPASENEIVVQESFLDSLGYSNELGQTIQIPFSDGTTHDFKLTGILDVKTGDIGRYTAIISKELVRQQYGDEGMIDYYIGLKGAQNMSEEEATNYANTLAQQLKISDDNVIVRSTYFNLKDENHGSDMLFYFLIGFVTFIGSGIVIYSIFYISVASSIRNYGQLRTIGTTKRQIKKMVYREGKLLAAIAIPIGLVIGNVIGYFLIPAGWYWLTTLCVTVGVGLFAFIIVMIAIHTPVKRAAAVSPLEALRYSDYQGKMKESSVLHRKITPASLAKMNLSRQKAKSTLTILSLSLGGVLVVLISTMLVSYDGVAEARGRAFPVGEFNIQLNANQSWDTAGISLSGLQQKNFLNADFINAVESIDGVTGIKHWYYTDAEYRVNGNSGKWIQGFCRDEQQNLEKERIAGTTDYDELVAGNGIVLLQERADLYDIEAALGDTVEVDYKTESGQIRTKAYTVMGIVNEYSYSGFSKCFALPEQFMNEATGIDCTGTISVITDMKKYDTVEAALNQLIDGNSDLVMETIKESITYYSGLQQLSFGVLLIVAVIVVCFSLINLVNTTITNFLSRRQEIGMLQAIGLSKKQLIKMLCYEGLMYSVFATLVTLVLGTGLGFLSVQVVVKTMNPYFYYSFPWLIVLIYLAILLIVQFTLISYTTGNLKKQSLVEQIRTME encoded by the coding sequence ATGACATGGCCTTTTGAAAATGATACCAGCGGCATAGTAAAGCGCATATCAAACCGCAGTATATCGGCAAATCGAAAAAGAAATATCTTTATTATTTTGACGATTGCACTTGCCAGCGCATTGCTATCTGCTATTGTCCTCTATGGCTTTGGGGTTATGCAGGAAACGCAGAACCGCAACCAAAAAACAGCGCAGATTATGTATCATGCGATTTCTGAACAACAGGGACAGGAACTATACAAGCAAGAAGAAATTGCGTGGGTTGGAGAATTTTTCAACGCATTTTCTGAACAGGTAAACCATTCAACCGTGAATTTTACTTATGCAAATGCAGATATGCTAAAATCCCAAAGTATGCCCTATTCGGGAGATTTACCAGCTTCGGAGAATGAAATTGTAGTGCAAGAATCCTTTTTGGATAGTTTGGGCTATTCAAATGAATTGGGACAGACAATTCAAATCCCCTTTTCTGACGGCACTACCCATGATTTCAAATTGACGGGAATCTTAGATGTGAAAACCGGCGATATTGGGCGCTATACAGCCATTATATCGAAAGAATTAGTAAGACAGCAGTATGGCGACGAGGGCATGATTGATTATTACATTGGGCTGAAAGGCGCTCAAAATATGAGCGAGGAAGAAGCCACCAACTATGCAAACACTCTGGCGCAGCAATTAAAAATTTCCGATGATAATGTGATTGTCCGTTCCACATATTTTAACTTAAAGGACGAAAATCACGGAAGCGATATGCTGTTCTATTTCTTGATTGGTTTTGTAACTTTCATTGGTTCCGGCATTGTGATCTATTCGATTTTTTATATTTCAGTAGCAAGCAGTATCCGTAACTATGGACAGCTTCGCACAATCGGAACTACAAAACGACAGATCAAAAAGATGGTTTACCGCGAGGGGAAATTACTTGCTGCCATTGCTATCCCGATTGGTTTGGTTATTGGAAATGTGATTGGGTACTTCCTGATTCCTGCCGGTTGGTACTGGCTGACTACTTTATGTGTGACGGTCGGGGTTGGCCTTTTTGCATTTATTATTGTGATGATTGCCATTCATACTCCTGTAAAAAGAGCTGCGGCAGTATCTCCGCTGGAAGCATTGCGATATTCCGATTATCAGGGGAAAATGAAAGAAAGTTCCGTGTTGCACCGTAAAATAACGCCTGCTTCACTTGCTAAAATGAATCTGTCCAGACAAAAGGCAAAGTCCACTTTAACAATACTTTCTCTTTCACTCGGCGGAGTATTGGTTGTATTGATTTCGACAATGTTAGTTTCCTATGATGGCGTTGCAGAGGCAAGAGGCAGGGCTTTCCCTGTCGGTGAATTTAACATTCAGCTCAACGCAAATCAATCGTGGGACACTGCTGGTATTTCTTTGTCTGGATTGCAGCAAAAGAATTTTCTAAATGCCGATTTTATAAATGCAGTAGAATCTATTGATGGCGTTACAGGAATCAAGCACTGGTATTACACGGACGCAGAATATCGTGTAAATGGTAATTCTGGAAAATGGATTCAGGGCTTTTGCCGAGATGAACAGCAGAATTTGGAGAAAGAGCGAATTGCGGGAACGACTGATTATGATGAACTGGTGGCAGGCAATGGAATTGTCTTGCTTCAAGAGCGTGCCGATCTCTATGATATTGAGGCTGCGTTGGGTGATACCGTCGAAGTGGACTATAAAACCGAATCCGGCCAAATTCGCACAAAGGCCTATACCGTCATGGGCATTGTAAACGAATATTCTTACTCCGGCTTCTCAAAATGCTTTGCGCTTCCGGAGCAGTTTATGAATGAAGCGACCGGGATAGATTGCACAGGTACGATTTCCGTAATTACCGATATGAAAAAATATGATACGGTAGAAGCTGCATTAAATCAACTGATAGACGGAAATAGCGATTTGGTTATGGAAACCATAAAAGAAAGTATCACTTATTATAGCGGACTTCAACAACTTTCTTTCGGGGTATTGTTGATCGTGGCTGTTATTGTTGTGTGCTTTTCTTTAATCAACCTTGTCAATACGACAATCACAAACTTCTTATCCCGTAGGCAGGAAATTGGAATGTTACAGGCGATTGGTTTGAGTAAAAAGCAGCTTATCAAAATGCTGTGCTATGAGGGGTTAATGTATTCAGTTTTTGCTACGCTGGTAACATTGGTTTTGGGGACTGGACTGGGCTTCCTATCCGTACAGGTCGTTGTGAAAACGATGAATCCATACTTTTACTATTCATTTCCGTGGCTGATCGTATTGATATATTTAGCAATCCTGCTGATTGTGCAATTCACCTTGATTTCTTACACAACTGGAAATCTGAAAAAGCAATCTCTTGTTGAGCAAATCAGGACGATGGAATAG